A single genomic interval of Flavobacteriales bacterium harbors:
- a CDS encoding polysaccharide biosynthesis C-terminal domain-containing protein — MSALRKLAGQTAIYGLSSIVARFINFLLVPLYTSTFVFEPAEYGVVTALYAWTAFLNVVLTFGMETTYFRFATKDHVKDNPDGGRVLYATATYGLLLPALLFMALGGVFSGPIAGGLGFGAYASSVLVLVFIIGIDAITTIPMARLRQQGRPWKFAAINLLSVAVNVGLSVFFILYCMKQYNMGQSNALIDAVYDPNLGVGYVFAINLAATAVKLLVLLPSFPVLRAREPQLLRALYAFGAPLMIAGLAGMVNETADRVILKYLLPADVADAEIGIYGACYKLAVLITLFIQAFRMGAEPFFFSHAKEKDSKETFARIMNVFVAVCMSAFLVVMLFIDLFKWFIPNPAYHAGLRVVPILMLANVFLGIYYNQSVWYKLTDRPRVGSTISMIGAAITIVLLFALIPSLGYMGAAWATFICYASMAAISYAWGQRHYPIPYNVSRVLLYMAGAVVLWWGAEQVPLEGVLKYAVRIVVVAGYTTIGWRLERSIASSN, encoded by the coding sequence GTGAGCGCCCTCCGCAAACTCGCCGGCCAGACGGCCATCTACGGGCTCAGCAGCATCGTTGCGCGCTTCATCAACTTCCTGCTGGTGCCGCTGTACACCAGCACCTTCGTCTTTGAGCCGGCCGAGTATGGGGTGGTCACCGCGCTGTATGCCTGGACGGCCTTCCTCAACGTGGTGCTCACCTTCGGCATGGAGACCACCTACTTCCGCTTCGCCACGAAGGACCACGTGAAGGACAACCCCGACGGTGGCCGGGTGCTCTACGCCACGGCGACCTATGGACTGCTGCTGCCCGCGCTGCTCTTCATGGCCTTGGGTGGTGTCTTCTCCGGCCCAATCGCCGGCGGGCTCGGTTTCGGTGCCTACGCGAGCTCGGTGCTCGTGCTCGTGTTCATCATCGGCATCGATGCCATCACCACCATCCCCATGGCCCGGCTCCGCCAGCAGGGCAGGCCGTGGAAGTTCGCCGCCATCAACCTGCTCAGCGTGGCGGTGAACGTGGGCCTCAGCGTCTTCTTCATCCTGTACTGCATGAAGCAGTACAACATGGGGCAGAGCAACGCCCTCATCGATGCGGTGTACGACCCCAACCTCGGCGTGGGCTACGTCTTCGCCATCAACCTGGCGGCCACCGCGGTGAAGCTCCTGGTGCTGCTGCCTTCCTTCCCCGTGTTGCGGGCACGGGAGCCGCAGTTGCTGCGGGCCCTGTACGCCTTCGGGGCACCGCTGATGATCGCGGGCCTGGCCGGCATGGTGAACGAGACCGCCGACCGCGTGATCCTCAAGTACCTGCTGCCGGCGGACGTGGCCGATGCGGAGATCGGGATCTACGGCGCGTGCTACAAGCTGGCCGTGCTCATCACGCTCTTCATCCAGGCCTTCCGCATGGGGGCCGAGCCCTTCTTCTTCAGCCACGCCAAGGAGAAGGACAGCAAAGAGACCTTCGCCCGCATCATGAACGTGTTCGTGGCCGTGTGCATGAGCGCCTTCCTGGTGGTGATGCTCTTCATCGACCTGTTCAAGTGGTTCATCCCCAACCCGGCCTACCACGCCGGCCTGCGCGTGGTGCCCATCCTGATGCTCGCCAACGTGTTCCTGGGCATCTATTACAACCAGAGCGTGTGGTACAAGCTCACCGACCGGCCGCGCGTGGGCAGCACCATCAGCATGATCGGCGCGGCCATCACCATCGTGCTGCTCTTCGCGCTGATCCCCTCGCTGGGCTACATGGGTGCGGCCTGGGCCACCTTCATCTGCTACGCGAGCATGGCGGCCATCAGCTATGCCTGGGGCCAGCGGCACTACCCGATCCCCTACAACGTGAGCCGCGTGCTGCTGTACATGGCAGGAGCGGTGGTGTTGTGGTGGGGGGCGGAGCAGGTGCCGCTGGAAGGGGTGTTGAAGTACGCGGTGCGTATTGTGGTGGTGGCCGGATACACCACTATCGGGTGGAGGCTCGAAAGATCGATCGCGTCCAGCAATTGA
- a CDS encoding carboxypeptidase regulatory-like domain-containing protein yields MKTKEHRTGQLLDAVTLVVLDSTSSVVTRALSGLDGSFEFADVPPGMYTLVAELDGYERKEFTGISVRSGMITFVDVVLERAGAPEGDDRNNVCGWRLDPRRR; encoded by the coding sequence GTGAAGACCAAAGAGCATCGAACTGGTCAGCTGCTTGATGCCGTGACTCTCGTTGTGCTGGACAGTACCTCCTCGGTTGTGACGCGCGCTTTATCGGGGCTGGATGGGAGCTTTGAGTTCGCCGATGTCCCACCGGGGATGTACACGTTGGTTGCAGAGCTTGATGGATACGAACGCAAAGAGTTCACTGGCATCAGTGTACGCTCGGGGATGATCACGTTCGTTGATGTGGTCCTGGAGAGAGCAGGCGCACCCGAAGGAGATGACAGGAACAACGTCTGTGGTTGGCGTTTAGATCCGCGTCGTCGTTAA
- a CDS encoding type II toxin-antitoxin system HicB family antitoxin, with protein sequence MAVNHTLQVIIEHDKDGYFAYVPELKGCHSQGDSMEEVMKNIKEAIDLYWSTLG encoded by the coding sequence ATGGCCGTGAACCACACGCTTCAGGTCATCATCGAGCACGACAAGGACGGCTACTTCGCCTATGTCCCCGAGCTGAAGGGTTGTCATTCCCAAGGGGACAGTATGGAGGAGGTGATGAAGAACATCAAGGAAGCGATCGACCTGTACTGGAGCACGTTGGGATGA
- the dut gene encoding dUTP diphosphatase, whose translation MSNTTTATTEVRVTNKGRHPLPQYATPHSAGLDLRANLDAPITLAPGQRALIPTGLFLELPEGTEAQVRPRSGLAFKQGITVLNSPGTIDADYRGEVGVLLINHGTEPFTVNDGERIAQLVVARYERVVLMEVTDLALSERGAGGFGHTGRK comes from the coding sequence ATGTCCAACACGACCACCGCGACCACCGAGGTCCGCGTGACCAACAAAGGGAGGCACCCCCTGCCCCAGTACGCCACGCCGCATAGCGCCGGCCTCGACCTGCGCGCCAACCTGGATGCGCCGATCACCCTCGCTCCCGGCCAGCGCGCCCTGATCCCCACCGGCCTCTTCCTGGAACTGCCCGAAGGCACCGAGGCCCAGGTGCGGCCCCGCAGCGGACTGGCCTTCAAGCAGGGCATCACCGTGCTCAACAGCCCCGGCACCATCGACGCCGACTACCGCGGTGAAGTGGGCGTCCTGCTCATCAACCACGGTACCGAGCCCTTCACGGTGAACGATGGGGAGCGGATCGCCCAGTTGGTGGTGGCCCGGTACGAGCGGGTGGTGTTAATGGAGGTTACTGACCTGGCCCTGTCGGAACGTGGGGCGGGCGGCTTCGGGCATACTGGGCGGAAATAG